From Bacillus sp. FSL K6-3431, the proteins below share one genomic window:
- a CDS encoding cache domain-containing sensor histidine kinase → MKKIFTQLNNNSLFIKMFIVMVLSIVTISVTITYSTIRMSERLFMETFSITNSKVINQMKNSFESFSYSIVTAVNNISDSVTVKNYLMQSDSDSLSMSKSYYQMGEQMSRMESHLDAYDVGINLLGVNGRHFATNTAIWSIPTEELATHTITVKAYDQPQKLMYHYDYPNGMNRYSGKPTIIASKALTERTSGYIYGVLYIAMEESEFKQFYTNYTSDGNDIVILDSKGLMISSNREEWIGKKDKELLKHAKEIDEDGLDYKNAIVMDRNQIILTEYLPSFDLYIVNLVDKKLVMKNLIDTKAIIFISITIVSIALFIVFLISRRLTKSLTNLVKQISNMPKYDFDQYVTVSGSYETRELANTFNYMLDELHDYVEELMETQKKQRKAELAALQQQINPHFLYNTLASIKIMVEQGNKENAGETIRALISLLQNTVGNISETISVEQELMNMKNYAFINQMRYGQRIKVNYYISPDCLAFQLPKLIIQPFIENAFFHGFNKKSDGYIHIMIAQEGEKLVCEVVDNGDGMQVNREHRLPSHKSKRQLFSGIGVNNVNDRIKLLYGKEYGVAITSQIGKGTRVKIHLPLIQPKENPNI, encoded by the coding sequence ATGAAAAAGATCTTTACACAATTAAATAATAATAGTTTATTTATTAAAATGTTTATTGTGATGGTGCTTAGCATCGTAACCATTTCTGTAACGATTACTTATAGTACGATCCGAATGTCAGAGCGGCTATTTATGGAAACTTTCAGTATTACAAACTCGAAGGTCATTAATCAAATGAAAAACAGTTTTGAATCTTTCAGTTACTCGATTGTGACTGCAGTAAATAACATATCTGATAGTGTGACGGTTAAAAACTATCTTATGCAAAGCGATTCAGATTCATTGTCCATGTCAAAATCTTATTATCAAATGGGAGAACAAATGAGTCGCATGGAATCGCATCTAGATGCCTATGATGTTGGAATTAATTTGCTAGGTGTAAATGGGCGGCACTTTGCTACTAATACTGCTATATGGTCCATTCCTACAGAAGAATTGGCGACACATACGATCACCGTGAAAGCGTATGATCAGCCCCAAAAACTGATGTATCATTATGATTATCCGAATGGAATGAATAGATATTCTGGAAAACCGACAATTATCGCTTCAAAAGCTTTAACGGAGCGTACATCAGGATATATTTATGGCGTCCTTTATATTGCGATGGAGGAAAGTGAATTCAAGCAGTTTTATACCAATTATACGAGTGATGGTAATGATATTGTCATATTAGACAGCAAGGGTTTAATGATCTCAAGTAATCGTGAAGAATGGATAGGAAAAAAAGATAAAGAGCTATTAAAACATGCAAAAGAAATTGATGAGGATGGATTGGACTATAAAAATGCGATTGTAATGGATAGAAATCAGATTATTTTAACAGAATACTTACCCTCCTTTGATCTGTATATTGTTAATTTGGTTGATAAAAAGCTTGTCATGAAAAATTTAATCGATACGAAAGCAATTATCTTCATTAGTATTACGATCGTTAGTATTGCCTTATTCATTGTTTTTCTTATATCAAGACGCCTTACCAAATCTTTAACAAATCTTGTGAAGCAAATATCAAATATGCCTAAATATGATTTTGATCAATATGTCACAGTTTCGGGGAGTTATGAAACAAGGGAATTAGCAAATACGTTTAATTATATGCTCGATGAACTCCATGATTATGTCGAGGAGTTAATGGAAACACAAAAGAAACAACGTAAAGCTGAATTAGCAGCGTTACAGCAACAAATTAATCCGCACTTTTTATATAATACACTAGCTTCTATTAAAATCATGGTAGAGCAAGGGAATAAAGAAAATGCTGGGGAAACGATACGTGCACTGATTTCACTACTACAAAATACAGTGGGTAATATTAGTGAAACGATATCAGTTGAACAAGAACTAATGAACATGAAAAACTATGCGTTTATTAATCAAATGCGATATGGGCAAAGAATTAAAGTGAATTATTATATTTCACCAGACTGCTTAGCATTTCAGCTACCAAAATTAATTATACAGCCCTTTATAGAAAATGCCTTTTTCCATGGGTTCAATAAAAAATCTGATGGGTATATACATATTATGATAGCTCAAGAAGGCGAGAAGCTTGTTTGTGAAGTAGTTGATAACGGAGATGGTATGCAAGTCAATCGGGAGCATAGATTACCGAGTCACAAAAGCAAACGCCAGCTTTTTAGCGGTATAGGAGTAAATAATGTCAATGATCGGATTAAATTATTGTATGGCAAAGAATATGGGGTGGCTATTACGAGTCAGATCGGTAAAGGAACTAGGGTGAAAATCCATTTACCACTAATACAACCTAAAGAAAATCCCAATATCTAA
- the pabA gene encoding aminodeoxychorismate/anthranilate synthase component II — protein sequence MILMIDNYDSFTYNLVQYFGELGEEILVKRNDNISIDEITQLEPNYLVISPGPCTPDEAGISLEAIRYFSGKIPILGVCLGHQAIGQVFGGEVIKAERLLHGKTSAILHDGKTVFSGLDNPFRATRYHSLIVNKENLPDCLEVSAWTDSDEIMGIRHRELAVEGVQFHPESIMTEAGKQLLKNFLQRYRTEVR from the coding sequence ATGATATTAATGATAGATAATTATGATTCATTTACATATAATCTTGTACAATATTTTGGTGAACTTGGAGAAGAGATTTTGGTTAAACGAAATGATAATATATCTATTGATGAAATTACTCAGCTTGAGCCGAATTATTTGGTGATCTCTCCAGGACCTTGTACCCCAGATGAGGCGGGAATTTCGCTGGAAGCGATCCGTTATTTTTCCGGGAAAATTCCAATCCTCGGTGTCTGTCTTGGTCATCAGGCTATTGGTCAAGTATTTGGCGGTGAAGTTATAAAAGCAGAACGATTGCTGCACGGAAAAACATCTGCGATATTACATGATGGAAAAACAGTTTTCTCCGGGCTAGATAATCCTTTTCGCGCGACGCGTTACCATTCCTTAATCGTCAACAAAGAGAATCTACCTGATTGTTTAGAGGTATCGGCTTGGACTGATTCAGATGAAATTATGGGAATTAGGCATAGAGAACTAGCGGTTGAAGGAGTTCAATTCCATCCTGAATCGATTATGACGGAAGCAGGGAAGCAACTTTTAAAAAACTTCCTTCAACGCTATCGAACGGAAGTGCGTTAA
- a CDS encoding anthranilate synthase component I family protein, whose product MDNNPILYKKVPFTKERFFQVYVHETKEQERHVLLESGRTGRYSIAGITPFAVFQASGNEITIEQSGKRTMISGKALLELEKWMKPFSFTPIPGLPDFQGGAIGYISYDYTWSIERLPNMADDDLQFPHIYFLVFDEWVVFDHEEECLWIMVLNRGDAKEKLLSANKRWLTESIENTEITTTPSKLKSVHQVSFTEEEFVTAVEKVQAYIEEGDVFQVNLTVRQSKELEIPPFDIYKELRILNPSPYMGYFHTPEFQIVSGSPELLIKKSGDIVSTRPIAGTRSRGMDDEDDQRLANELMENKKEQAEHIMLVDLERNDIGKVCAYGSVKVDELMTVEKYSHVMHIVSHVSGQLAEEKSAYDLIEATFPGGTITGAPKVRTLEIIEELESVKRGVYTGSLGWIGFNEDLHLNIVIRTMLIKDGMCHVQAGAGIVIDSDPKAEYEESLKKARALWKAKEVAESKVENA is encoded by the coding sequence ATGGATAATAATCCAATTTTATATAAAAAGGTTCCATTTACAAAAGAAAGATTCTTTCAAGTATATGTGCATGAAACAAAAGAACAGGAGCGTCATGTGCTACTCGAAAGTGGCCGCACTGGAAGGTATAGCATTGCTGGGATAACACCATTTGCTGTTTTTCAAGCAAGTGGCAACGAAATTACGATTGAACAGTCAGGTAAACGTACGATGATATCTGGAAAAGCTTTGTTGGAGTTAGAGAAATGGATGAAGCCATTTAGCTTTACCCCAATACCAGGACTTCCTGATTTTCAAGGTGGTGCGATTGGGTATATAAGTTATGATTACACTTGGTCCATTGAGAGACTACCCAATATGGCAGACGATGATTTACAATTTCCACATATTTATTTTTTAGTTTTTGATGAATGGGTAGTTTTTGATCATGAAGAAGAATGCCTATGGATCATGGTGCTAAATCGTGGTGATGCTAAGGAAAAGCTTTTGTCTGCTAATAAAAGATGGTTAACTGAATCTATAGAAAATACTGAAATAACTACTACTCCATCAAAACTTAAAAGTGTACATCAAGTTTCTTTTACTGAGGAGGAGTTTGTCACTGCAGTTGAAAAAGTGCAAGCATACATAGAAGAAGGTGATGTTTTTCAAGTAAACTTGACGGTTAGACAGTCAAAAGAGCTAGAAATTCCACCATTTGATATTTATAAAGAGCTGCGTATCCTTAATCCTTCTCCATATATGGGCTATTTTCATACGCCAGAATTCCAAATAGTTTCCGGCTCCCCGGAGTTATTAATTAAAAAGTCGGGCGATATTGTGAGTACGAGACCAATTGCAGGTACAAGGTCGCGTGGGATGGATGACGAAGATGACCAAAGACTTGCAAATGAGTTAATGGAAAATAAAAAAGAGCAAGCAGAGCATATCATGCTTGTTGACTTGGAACGTAATGATATAGGTAAGGTATGTGCATATGGTTCTGTCAAAGTAGATGAATTAATGACGGTCGAGAAATACTCCCATGTCATGCATATCGTTTCACATGTAAGTGGTCAGCTTGCTGAGGAAAAAAGTGCTTATGATTTAATTGAAGCTACATTTCCAGGTGGTACGATCACAGGAGCGCCAAAAGTTCGTACACTCGAAATTATCGAAGAGCTTGAGTCCGTTAAGCGCGGTGTTTATACGGGATCACTAGGATGGATTGGATTTAACGAGGATTTACACCTTAATATCGTCATTAGGACGATGCTTATTAAAGATGGGATGTGCCATGTACAAGCAGGTGCTGGAATTGTGATTGACTCAGATCCGAAGGCGGAGTATGAAGAATCACTGAAAAAAGCACGTGCGCTTTGGAAGGCAAAAGAAGTAGCGGAAAGTAAGGTGGAAAACGCATGA
- the ptsG gene encoding glucose-specific PTS transporter subunit IIBC yields MFKKAFGVLQKIGQALMLPVALLPAAGLLLGLGNAAQQDTMLNFLPFLSADWIQLTATVMEDAGNIIFANLPLIFAIGVAIGLAKDGAAALAALVGYLILNQVMSSWMGITPDMLADNPGYALVFGIPTLQTGVFGGIIAGLIAAFCYNKFHDIEMPSFLGFFAGKRFVPIATAAVSFGVGLLLMIIWPPIQSGMNSASLWLMEEGTYFAVFFFGFIKRLLIPFGLHHIFHAPFWYEFGSYTTTAGNIVRGDMTIFFAQLKDGVDITAGNFMAGEFPIMMFGLPAAALAMYHAARPERKKLVAGLLASGALTSFLTGITEPLEFSFLFLSPILFLIHAILDGLSFVLMTYLNVNIGYTFSGGGIDFFLFGILPGREPWWIAILVGLVFAVIYYFLFRFMISKFNLMTPGREKVEEDEAESTKGNADLAYHILDAMGGQENISNLDACITRLRVSVKDIKDVNKGELKKLGAAGVLEVGNNIQAIFGPRSEIIKGQMHDIISGKRPRTVDEQPSKEVNTADLSNDANDVFVSPIKGEILPLSEVPDAVFSEKMMGDGFAIMPSEGTVVSPVDGTIINFFPTKHAMGILSDSGREILIHVGIDTVKLDGQGFEALVSQDDRVEKGQPLLKVDLDYIKDNASSSITPIIFTNLFEGEYVKINKEGNVEIKEDNIITIEK; encoded by the coding sequence ATGTTTAAGAAAGCATTTGGTGTATTACAAAAAATAGGACAAGCCTTAATGTTACCTGTCGCTTTACTACCAGCAGCGGGGTTATTACTAGGTTTAGGTAATGCAGCTCAACAAGATACGATGCTAAACTTTCTACCGTTCCTATCAGCTGATTGGATACAATTAACAGCAACGGTTATGGAAGATGCCGGTAATATTATTTTCGCTAACTTACCACTTATCTTTGCGATAGGGGTTGCGATTGGGTTAGCAAAAGATGGTGCAGCCGCACTTGCAGCACTCGTTGGTTATTTAATACTGAATCAGGTGATGAGTTCATGGATGGGAATTACTCCAGACATGCTTGCTGATAACCCTGGTTATGCCCTTGTTTTTGGAATTCCAACATTACAAACGGGTGTTTTTGGCGGAATAATCGCAGGTCTGATCGCAGCATTCTGTTATAACAAGTTTCATGATATTGAAATGCCTTCTTTCCTTGGTTTTTTTGCTGGGAAACGTTTTGTTCCAATTGCTACAGCGGCAGTATCTTTTGGTGTAGGATTGTTATTAATGATTATTTGGCCACCAATTCAATCGGGAATGAATAGTGCATCTCTTTGGCTGATGGAGGAAGGTACGTATTTCGCTGTATTCTTCTTTGGATTTATTAAACGATTACTCATTCCATTTGGATTGCACCATATTTTTCATGCTCCATTCTGGTATGAATTTGGTTCATATACTACAACTGCGGGTAATATTGTTCGCGGTGATATGACGATCTTCTTTGCACAATTAAAAGACGGTGTAGATATTACAGCGGGTAATTTTATGGCTGGTGAGTTTCCAATTATGATGTTTGGTTTACCAGCGGCGGCGCTAGCGATGTATCATGCAGCTCGACCAGAAAGGAAAAAGCTTGTAGCTGGTTTATTAGCTTCTGGAGCTTTAACTTCCTTCTTAACAGGGATTACCGAGCCACTTGAGTTTTCATTTTTATTCTTGTCGCCAATACTATTCTTAATCCATGCCATTTTAGATGGGTTATCATTTGTTTTAATGACATATCTAAATGTGAATATAGGTTATACTTTCTCTGGTGGAGGAATCGACTTCTTCCTATTTGGAATATTACCAGGTAGGGAACCATGGTGGATTGCTATCCTAGTAGGTCTAGTTTTTGCGGTCATTTATTATTTCTTGTTCCGTTTTATGATTAGTAAATTTAATCTGATGACACCTGGACGAGAAAAAGTGGAAGAAGATGAAGCAGAGAGTACGAAGGGGAATGCTGATCTTGCTTATCATATTCTTGATGCAATGGGTGGACAAGAAAATATTTCTAACTTAGATGCTTGTATTACTCGTCTACGTGTATCTGTTAAAGATATTAAAGATGTAAACAAGGGCGAGTTGAAAAAATTAGGTGCAGCAGGTGTACTTGAGGTTGGAAATAATATTCAAGCTATATTTGGTCCTCGATCCGAAATTATTAAAGGACAAATGCATGATATTATTAGTGGTAAAAGACCTCGGACAGTCGATGAACAACCTAGCAAAGAAGTGAACACAGCTGATTTAAGTAACGATGCAAATGATGTGTTTGTTTCACCAATCAAAGGAGAAATTCTACCATTGTCAGAAGTTCCAGATGCGGTATTTTCTGAAAAAATGATGGGAGATGGATTTGCGATCATGCCATCTGAAGGTACGGTTGTTTCACCTGTTGATGGGACAATCATTAATTTCTTCCCAACAAAACATGCTATGGGTATTTTATCTGACTCAGGAAGAGAAATTTTAATTCATGTAGGTATAGACACGGTTAAATTAGATGGACAAGGTTTTGAAGCATTAGTTTCACAAGACGATCGTGTGGAAAAAGGACAACCATTGTTGAAAGTCGATTTAGACTATATTAAGGACAATGCGTCATCCAGCATTACTCCGATCATATTCACAAATCTATTCGAAGGTGAATACGTGAAGATCAACAAAGAGGGTAATGTTGAAATAAAAGAGGATAATATTATTACGATTGAAAAGTAA
- a CDS encoding endonuclease I family protein — MYKNRLESILASLEIYRSKIINNELVYYDEEANMKDTQRYYHRFKFQLPSSRKKFFQLHTIVRNSHKNILPYFISKDEYLYTWVDLQPNGIVKNIYSGEEMKPADLIKQDFEVQIRHVDYERLQPKENTTELISIDLKFNAEHIVPQSWFSGREPMKGDLHHLFACDPQCNAIRSNFEYHDFVNYSPESPNENIRNHCGVASFELFEPEYGKGTIARAMLYFILRYPDGIRKSFRKKVDFTLLRKWNQQFPPSIYEKHRNQAIFHIQGNRNPFIDYPELIDEFYFPL, encoded by the coding sequence ATGTACAAAAATCGACTTGAATCAATACTTGCGTCATTAGAGATATATCGCAGCAAGATAATCAATAATGAACTTGTTTATTATGATGAAGAAGCAAATATGAAAGATACTCAGCGCTATTATCATCGATTCAAATTTCAACTACCAAGTAGCCGTAAAAAGTTTTTTCAGTTACATACAATCGTGAGAAACTCCCATAAAAATATACTTCCTTATTTTATTAGTAAAGATGAATACTTATATACCTGGGTTGATTTACAGCCAAATGGGATTGTAAAAAATATTTATTCAGGTGAAGAAATGAAGCCCGCCGATTTAATCAAACAAGACTTTGAGGTCCAGATTAGGCATGTTGATTATGAAAGATTACAGCCAAAGGAGAATACTACTGAATTAATTTCGATAGATTTAAAATTTAATGCGGAGCATATCGTTCCACAATCTTGGTTTAGTGGGCGAGAGCCAATGAAAGGCGATCTGCATCATTTATTCGCGTGTGATCCCCAATGCAATGCCATTCGATCTAATTTTGAATATCATGATTTTGTCAATTACAGTCCGGAATCTCCTAATGAAAACATTCGTAATCATTGCGGAGTCGCATCATTCGAGTTATTCGAACCAGAATATGGAAAAGGAACTATTGCTCGTGCGATGCTATATTTTATTCTTCGCTATCCTGATGGGATTCGGAAATCCTTTAGAAAAAAAGTTGATTTCACATTATTAAGGAAATGGAACCAGCAATTTCCTCCCAGCATTTACGAAAAGCATCGCAACCAAGCAATTTTTCATATTCAAGGAAATCGTAATCCATTTATTGATTATCCAGAACTTATCGATGAGTTTTATTTTCCATTATGA
- the pabC gene encoding aminodeoxychorismate lyase has protein sequence MFLYLNGDFIEKERATISPFDHGYLYGLGVFETFRTYDGHPFLLDDHLKRLNAGLDELNIVRKFTCDEVRGIVEELSRLNGLQDSYIRFNVSAGVGEIGLQTEGYNRPTVIMFQKPLPKMKPLGEKEAVVLQLRRNTPETATRLKSHHFFNNVAAKRELGSNPSREGIFLTEAGFLAEGVTSNLFWIKDGSVFTPSLETGILNGITRQYILNLARLLELPVHEGLYQEAVLEEADEIFFTNSIQEIIPVNILGPVRFPGENGKYVKELHQAYGENISSF, from the coding sequence ATGTTTTTATATCTAAATGGCGATTTTATTGAAAAAGAGAGAGCAACAATATCTCCATTTGATCATGGTTACTTATATGGGCTTGGCGTCTTTGAAACATTTCGCACGTACGATGGGCACCCATTTTTATTAGATGATCACTTGAAACGTCTGAATGCAGGGCTTGATGAGCTGAATATTGTAAGAAAGTTTACTTGTGATGAGGTGCGCGGTATTGTTGAAGAACTGTCGCGGTTGAACGGTCTCCAGGATTCATATATTCGCTTTAATGTTTCCGCGGGTGTGGGTGAAATAGGTTTACAAACGGAAGGATATAATAGGCCGACAGTTATTATGTTTCAAAAGCCACTTCCGAAGATGAAGCCGCTGGGAGAAAAGGAAGCAGTGGTTTTGCAACTCCGGCGTAATACACCGGAAACAGCAACCCGATTGAAATCGCATCATTTTTTCAATAATGTAGCAGCGAAGAGAGAGCTAGGATCTAACCCGAGTAGGGAAGGGATATTTCTGACTGAAGCCGGATTTTTAGCAGAAGGTGTTACATCAAATTTATTTTGGATAAAAGATGGGTCCGTATTTACGCCATCCCTTGAAACAGGGATATTAAATGGGATTACACGTCAATATATCTTGAATTTAGCACGTTTACTTGAATTGCCAGTTCATGAGGGATTATATCAAGAAGCTGTATTGGAAGAAGCAGATGAAATCTTTTTTACCAACTCTATTCAAGAAATCATACCAGTGAACATATTGGGTCCGGTCCGATTTCCTGGGGAAAATGGTAAGTATGTAAAAGAGCTTCATCAGGCATATGGAGAGAATATTAGTTCATTCTAA
- a CDS encoding response regulator transcription factor yields MSVREWCKVLVVDDEILIRQGIKHYIKWEEEGFQIVGEASNGKEALAMIETQQPHIVITDMVMPVMDGEELTKIIKRDYPQIEIIVLSSFGDFDYVRSTFQHGVSDYILKPKLEGPELLKSLQHAASKLTSFRLLKNERNPHSSIGRVLDRVMSGFDVEDEYTIIKEAFPHSHYCLFGVEAEEGNWKGDKELSELRQYISSVLEDELTRIICHTLTLTENTITYLLNVDEHQLATIKYFIKKLAQSKEVSEWDIAFSLSEPFTTFSELKNMHEQKLLQLMQYRFYLPEKTVFIYDEFPLESKGEEPFQLTHFIEVFKRERFEDAFTYLEKHTDYLAQHYTAEVFAFKSFIGNIIFNVTTLLGNMKYENQHLEEAKYGYLATIDSATTAREALLQLEAFITAARYVITEKRLNMVQPNMQKLLNYIDKHYAESLSLTEMADHFHFNPSYLSNYFSMNNNEGFNEYLNKVRIEKSTELLKQDTTPISEISHLVGYSDHSYFCKVFKKMKGTSPSKYRKQFHQTKKRRK; encoded by the coding sequence ATGTCAGTACGTGAATGGTGTAAAGTACTTGTAGTTGATGATGAAATTCTAATTAGACAAGGAATAAAGCATTATATCAAATGGGAGGAAGAAGGCTTTCAAATTGTCGGTGAAGCTTCCAATGGTAAGGAAGCCCTAGCAATGATAGAGACGCAACAGCCTCATATCGTAATTACTGACATGGTCATGCCTGTGATGGATGGAGAAGAATTAACGAAAATAATAAAAAGAGATTATCCACAAATAGAAATTATTGTTTTAAGCAGCTTTGGTGATTTTGATTATGTTCGTTCGACATTTCAACATGGGGTGTCAGATTATATTCTTAAGCCTAAATTAGAAGGTCCGGAGTTATTAAAATCATTGCAACATGCTGCAAGTAAACTTACTTCCTTTCGTTTGTTGAAAAATGAAAGAAATCCACATTCTTCGATCGGCCGCGTGCTTGATCGGGTAATGTCTGGATTTGATGTGGAAGATGAATATACCATTATAAAAGAAGCTTTTCCACACAGTCATTATTGCTTATTTGGAGTGGAGGCTGAAGAAGGAAACTGGAAAGGTGACAAAGAACTTTCGGAATTGAGACAATATATCTCCAGTGTGTTGGAAGATGAACTAACCCGTATTATTTGCCATACTCTTACTCTAACTGAAAATACAATCACTTATTTATTAAATGTGGATGAGCATCAACTTGCCACAATTAAATATTTTATAAAAAAACTTGCTCAATCAAAAGAAGTTTCTGAATGGGATATTGCTTTTTCCCTTAGTGAGCCATTTACCACTTTTTCTGAATTGAAGAATATGCATGAGCAAAAGTTGTTGCAATTGATGCAGTATCGCTTTTATTTGCCTGAAAAGACGGTGTTTATTTATGATGAATTTCCACTTGAATCAAAAGGAGAAGAACCTTTTCAGTTAACACATTTCATAGAGGTTTTTAAACGCGAACGGTTTGAAGATGCTTTTACTTACTTGGAGAAGCATACCGACTATTTAGCTCAACACTATACAGCGGAAGTTTTCGCATTTAAATCATTCATTGGAAATATTATTTTTAATGTAACGACATTATTAGGAAATATGAAATATGAGAATCAACATTTGGAAGAAGCGAAATATGGTTATTTAGCAACAATTGATAGTGCCACAACAGCAAGAGAAGCACTTCTTCAATTAGAAGCATTTATTACGGCAGCAAGGTACGTAATTACGGAAAAAAGGTTAAATATGGTTCAGCCAAATATGCAGAAATTACTTAATTATATTGATAAACATTATGCAGAGTCACTTAGTTTAACGGAAATGGCGGATCATTTTCACTTTAACCCTTCCTATTTATCAAATTATTTTAGTATGAATAATAATGAAGGGTTTAATGAGTATTTAAATAAAGTGCGTATCGAAAAATCGACTGAATTATTAAAACAAGACACTACTCCCATATCTGAAATTAGTCATTTAGTTGGCTATTCAGATCATAGTTATTTTTGCAAAGTATTTAAGAAAATGAAGGGAACATCACCAAGTAAGTATCGAAAACAATTTCACCAGACAAAGAAGCGAAGAAAATGA
- the glcT gene encoding glucose PTS transporter transcription antiterminator GlcT: MDKYLIKKSLNNNVLIATNEDDDEVVVIGRGIGFGKKSGDRIVQEQVEKLFVLKDPDEQKQYKELLYNLDDTILKVIISAVELIRKRVSAPLNEHIHVAMTDHLAFAVSRIKKGIGIRNPFLLETKGLYPDEYAIATEVTEMINKHLTVALPEGEIGFIALHIHSALMNKNVRDLALHSDLIARLVIIIEEQFDVVINKSSIDYLRLIRHLRFTIERVVRDEEVAEPEKIAQLLKTEYPVCYNLAWKLIKVMQQTLKKHVYDAEAVYLTLHLQRIQTKMK; this comes from the coding sequence ATGGATAAATACTTGATCAAAAAGAGTTTAAATAATAATGTCTTAATTGCTACAAATGAAGATGATGATGAAGTGGTGGTCATTGGGCGAGGAATCGGTTTTGGTAAAAAGTCAGGAGATCGAATTGTTCAGGAGCAAGTGGAGAAATTATTTGTATTGAAAGATCCAGATGAGCAAAAGCAGTATAAGGAACTTCTATACAACTTAGATGATACTATTTTAAAAGTGATTATTTCTGCTGTTGAACTGATACGTAAGCGAGTATCTGCCCCCCTGAATGAACATATCCACGTCGCGATGACAGATCATTTGGCATTTGCAGTTAGTCGGATAAAAAAAGGAATTGGTATTCGTAATCCATTTTTACTTGAGACGAAGGGACTTTACCCTGACGAATACGCGATTGCTACTGAAGTGACGGAAATGATTAACAAACATCTAACCGTGGCACTCCCAGAAGGTGAGATCGGGTTTATCGCCCTGCACATCCATAGTGCACTTATGAATAAAAATGTTCGGGATTTAGCTTTACATTCCGATTTAATTGCCCGGCTTGTAATAATAATTGAAGAGCAATTTGATGTGGTGATTAACAAAAGCAGTATTGATTATTTGCGGCTTATTCGTCATCTAAGGTTTACAATCGAGCGTGTTGTCAGGGACGAGGAAGTAGCGGAACCGGAAAAAATCGCGCAACTATTGAAAACGGAATATCCAGTATGCTATAATCTAGCTTGGAAGCTAATCAAAGTGATGCAGCAAACACTAAAAAAACATGTATATGATGCAGAGGCAGTTTATTTAACATTACATCTGCAGCGAATTCAAACAAAAATGAAATAA